The region CACCAAAAAGCGATCGCCCTGGTTGCTTTATCAGTAGATCTGGATTGCTCTTGAGAGTAATGCCGTCGGCAGTTTCGGCTAGTAACACCCCCTGGTAAATTTGCTCTACCCCTTGTTGCATTAATTCAAGGGTGGCATTGTGGGCAGCTTGCCAATCATCTGGTGTATAGCTTGGCTGAGTGAGATGATGATTTTGAATAAATAGACGCTGATGCTCCTGGCTATCTTGAATCAGTTTCAGGAGATACTCATTCGTGGCATCCCGTTGTTCGAGATCCCCATACACATCCAAATAAGCTCTTCGATGGCAGCGTTGGTAATTGGTTAACTGCTCGGCATCTATCAGCATGACTTCAAGTTAGCAGGAAATTGGAATCATTGCAGTGTTTTGCAACAACAAACAGTGGACAAACGAGAGTGCAGCGACCGAATCCTGCTAGCTTAAGATGCAGGGTTTCCACAGAGTATAAATTTTTTATGACTGGCACCTCTTCCACCTCCGTTTCCATTGAAGCGCTACGGCAACAGTTTCCGGCGCTGCAAAACAAAGCTTATTTCAACTACGGAGGACAGGGACCAATGCCGCAGATAGCACTAGATGCGATCGCCCAATCGTTTCAAACAATACAGCAATATGGACCATTTTCTGGAAAGGCGGGGGTATTGGTAACACAGGAAGCCGAGTTGACCCGCGGAGCGATCGCCCAGGAACTCAATGTCTCACCAGAAACCATTACTTTGACAGAAGATGTAACTGTAGGCTGCAATATCGCCATGTGGGGAATTGACTGGCGTTTGGGGGATCATTTGCTGCTGTCAGACTGTGAGCATCCTGGCATTGTGGCGGCAGCTCAAGAAATTGCTCGTCGCTTTGGGGTGGAAGTGAACATATGCCCCTTGCAAGCCACTCTAAATCAAGGTGATCCGGTAGCAGTGGTTGCCAGCCAGCTTAAACCCAGTACTCGCTTGGTAGTCCTCAGCCACATCCTGTGGAACACAGGACAGGTATTGCCGCTGGCAGAAATTGTAGCAGCGTGTCATAGCTATTCCCACTCCCACCCAGTGAAAGTGTTGGTGGATGCAGCGCAGTCGGTGGGAGTGTTGCCGCTGAACTTAGCCAGTCTGCAAGCAGATTTTTATGCCTTTACCGGACACAAATGGTGGTGCGGTCCCGAAGGAGTAGGCGGGCTGTATGTTCGTCCAGAGGCGATGTCAAGTCTCCATCCTACGTTCATCGGTTGGCGCGGCATCACCAAAGATGAGACTGGTTCTCCCACAGGATGGCTTCCGGATGCCCGACGTTACGAAGTGGCAACATCTGCCTATCCGCTGTATGCTGGGCTGCGACAGGCGATCGCATTGCATCACCAGTTTGGGACCCCCCAAGAGCGCTTCCAACGCATTCGCACCCTTAGCAAAATGCTCTGGCAAGCGTTGGTAGACATTCCCGAAGTCACTTGTCTGCGAACTAACCCGCCGCAAGCTGGCTTAGTTTCGTTTCAGTTACCTGGCAAATCCCATGCTCAACTGATCCGCTTTTTGGAAGCCCGCTCGATCATGCTGCGTACCTTGCCTGATCCAGATTGTGTTCGGGCATGTGTACATTACCTGACGCTAGAAGCAGAAATTAACCAATTGGTTGGAGCGATCGCAGAATTTCTCCATACGTCCTGATGCCCTTCCGTCTTTCTCACTGGGTAGAAGGTGCTGTCCCTATGCTTCTGTAACCCCAAGGATTCCCCTTTCCTATCTTCCCCACTCCCCCACCAGCCTCATCTTGCTGATGAACTTATCCTTCTTTGGGTAAAATTCGTCCGATGGTACGGTTTTGAGAGGTAAAAGTGGCTTTGGCGACTCGTTGAATATCAGCTGGGGTAACGGCAGCAATGCGATCAAGTTGTTTGAATAAATTGCGCCAGTCTCCAGTTTTCACCTCGTATTCTAGCAATGCCTGCGCCATGCCCATGTTGGAATTGAGCGATCGCAGCAGTCCTGCCCGCGCCTGAGTTTTCACCCGCTCCAGTTCTTCGCTGGTTACAGGTTCGGTTTTCAACCGCTCAATTTCAGCTTGGAGTGCCGTTCCCACTTCTTCCACTGTATGACCGGGAGCCGTGAGCGCGTAGAACAACATCAAGTTGGGAAATTTATTGCCCGGAAATCCGGTAAAGCCCTGAGCACTGAGAGCGAGCTGTTTTGTTTCTACCAAGGATTTATACAATCGAGAGGTGCGCCCACTGCTCAAAATGTCGCCGATCATGTCGTAAATCACGGTATCCGGATCGTTAAAAGCAGGCACGTGATAGCCTTCCAGATACCAGGGTTGAGATTTTAGCTTTAGCGTGACTTCACGGGTTTCAGTTTGGGGTGGTTCAACGGCAGTAACCTGGGGCGGTTTGGGCTGAGCTTTGTAACGCCCAAAGTAAATTGTTGCTAGACGCTTGACTTCCGCGGGGCGCACATCCCCAACGATCGCGATCGTCAAATTACTGGGCACGTAGTAGCGGTCAAAAAACTGCTGTACATCCTGCCGTGTTAGACCACTAATGTCCTGGTTGTAGCCAATTACTGGACGGCGATAGGGATGCACTTTAAATGCCGTATCTAGAAATGCTTCCACCATTTGCCCAATGGGAGAATTGTCGGTTCGTAGACGGCGCTCCTCCAAGATCACGTTTTGCTCTTTGTAAAATTCGCGAAAAACTGGGTCAAGAAACCGCTCTGATTCCAGTGACATCCACAACTCCAGCTTATTAGCAGGAAAGCTGTAGAAGTAGCGAGTGGCATCAGTTGAGGTAGTGGCATTAAGCCCGACACCGCCAGCCTGCTCCACAATCCGACCCATCTCGTTTTGCTCAACCAGCTTCGCCGCCTCAGCTTCCACCTTCGCAAACTCTGCCTGAAGTTGTTTGGCTTTGTCCGGTTGGCTGCTGGCATTTGCTATTTTTATCTGCTCAGATAGTTCATCCAGCCGATCAAGTAGGGGTTTTTCGGTCGCGTAATCCACCGTACCAATTCGGCTGGTTCCCTTAAATGCCAGATGTTCCAGGAAGTGAGCTACACCTGTTTTGCCATCGGGTTCATCAGCACCCCCGACATCGGCATAGGTGACAAACGACACCACCGGAGCTTTGCGCCGCTCCAAGACGATGAATTTCATGCCGTTTTCCAGGCGAAATTCGGTAATGTTTTGGATGACGTTATCCAGGTAGGGCTGGATGGATGTCGGGTTGGGAGACTGGGCTGCTATAGGGGGTGTCTGGGCAGTGGCGCTCTCAGAAACCATTCCCCAACACCCTATCGTTAGCACTAGAGACAGGACGATCGCGCCAGCTAACTTACCAACCCTGGTGGAAACGAGGCGAACCATCGAACATCGCAAAGTCATCATGTCTTCCAACAAACAATGCCGTCTCCAGGATACAGCGGTTCTCCAACACCTGTTGAATTTGCCTGCATCAACGTTCTACCCGTTTTAATTTTCGGTGGATAGTTTTTGAGGTAGTAAAACCTTGACTGTTGTACCCACATTTTCGGTACTTTCGAGATGCAGTTGCCCGTGGTGGTTTTGGACGATCGCTTGAGCAATGGCTAAACCAAGCCCAGATCCTTTGTTGGATGCTTGGCTGCGGGATGGATCAACACGATAAAAGCGATCGAATACCTGTGGCAGTGCTTCGGCAGGAATGCCAATCCCTGTGTCGCTAATGGTTACCTGGAGCATATTGTTTGCAGTCTTGCTAATTTGTTGCAGTTCTATAGCAACTTTTCCACCGGGAGAAGTGTACTGCACAGCATTTCCAATTAAATTGGTGAATAACCGCACAAGTTGATCGCGATTCCCCTGCAAACTTGTTCCAGCATTAACAGATTCAACCCGATGCAACGAGATTTGGATATTTTTCTCGTCGGCGAGAGTTTGCTGTTCCTCCATCACTTCTTGGAGCAATGCATCAAGAGCGATCAGGCTTTGTGGAGCTTGGACAATACCGCTGTCCTGTCGCGCCAAAAACAACAAATCATCCACCAATCGTCCTAGGCGGCGAGTTAACCGTTCAATCACTTGTAAATGCTGCTGTTGAGTTTGGGGGTCGGGGTCGGGGTCAGCCAGAGCAACCTGGACATTTGTTTGAATCACAGCGATCGGGCTACGCAGTTCATGAGAAGCATCGGCTGTAAATTGCTTTAACCGTTGATAGGATTCGCGCACAGGATCCATCGCCAACCCTGATAAAAACCACCCAATTGCACCCACCGCGCTCACCATCAACCCAGTTCCTAAAATCAAGTCGAGGAAAAATTCGCGACTGGGTTTGGTAACTTCAAACCAGGGATGGCTCACACGTAAATACCCCAATAGATTACGCCCAATTTCCACCCGTTCTGTAATTTGCCTGAGGACAAGCGTCTCTGAAGATTGAGAGTTGAAAACTGAAGGTTGAGATCCGTCTGTTGACGGTTGCCTACGTTGCCCCCGCATCACCCGTACTGTTTCACCATTGCTGTTAACATGAAGAGGCAAGTTCAACGGCTCGGCAAACGTTGACCAGAGCAGTTCACCTGTTGGGCTGAGCCATTCGATATCAATTCGGTCGTCTTCACCTGTCGCTGCACTGTCTCGAAAGGTTGCTTCCACGTTCACTCGCAAAGCTCCACCTTCAGTATGCGGATTAATTGGCTCAATCACGAGCGATCGCCGCACCACTTCTACGACGTGGTTGAGTGTGTCATCCACCCGTTCGATCAGTGTATTGCGGACGTATAGATAAACTCCGCTGGCAAATAGCAACAGTAGCACGGCTGTGACTGCGGTATACCAGAATGCTAGTCGCCGACGTGTGGTTTGAAACATATTAGGCAAGGTCACCGTTTTACACACTCCCAAAAAAAAGTGCTCACTTTTCTAAATTGTGTGTACTATCGCTGATAAGCAGACATAAAACCTGCGGGGAAACGCAACGAATACAGCAATTCCCAAATTCACAAAATTCACTCACTCAGGGTTAGTATCGCGGTGACTCTTATTTTTTAGATTAGCTAATTTTCTCAGCTTAGCTAGTTTCTCAGTTGAACCAATTAGTAAATCTTTGTCACCAAGATAGGTTCAATTGGGTACAGCGCATCTACAATTTAGAATTTTCTTTTTGCGTGAATAGTGATCGAAAGGTGTCTGTTTGTTAACGGTTTATCGTTTTCTAAAAAGTGGTCATTCTGATGAAAATTGGATACCATGCATTAGCGCTAAAGCGTTACAAATGTTCGTTCTAATCATCAAACGGTTGTCTTCCAAAACCCCTAGTTGAGCAAGCAGAGCTGTGGTTAAAGGTTTAGGTAATCTACTATCTGGCAAGTCAAAGGGTATCGGTGTTGAGCTAGCCCCAGACCGAATCAACGTAGCGCAACTACGAAAACAGGGGCAAGGGATTAAGCTCGTAACCCTGGCAACAACTCCCGTGCCAGAGGGCATGTTTCAGGAAGGTCAAATTCTTGATCCTCCAGGAATGGCTGAACTGCTTCAATCCATCCTTGCAGAACATAAGATCAAGAGCAAACAAGTTACCTCAGCCGTCATGGGAGGTCGAGATACGGTCACTCGAATTATCCCAGTCCCAGCAGAGCTTGATGATGTGGAGTTGCGGGAAATGGTGTTGAACCAGGAGGCAGGGCTTTACTTGCCATTTTCTCGTGAAGAAGCCGATGTAGATTATCAAAAGTTGGGGCTGTTTGTGGATGAAGATGGAATTGAAAAATTCCGCGTGTTGTTAGTCGCGACCAAAAAAGAGGTGACTGACGCTTATATTCGGACATTTGAAGCGGCTGGGGTGCGTCTGAATGTTCTGGAGATTGCTAGTTTTGCGCTGATTCGTACCATTCGAGAACAGTTGCGTCAGTTTTCAGCGCAAGAAGCGGTAGCGATCGTGGATATTGAATTTGAAAGTACGGAGATCTCGATCGCCGTAGACGGTGTGCCAGAGTTTACGCGAGCAGTACCCATTGGGACTTACCAGATTCAAAGTGCACTGTCCCGGGCAATGAATTTGCCTCCTTCTCGCAGCACAGATCTGCTGCAAGGCATGACCATTCCGATTATGCCTACCGACACAATTGGTAGTCCAACCCGCATGGGTGGAACCAATCCTGGTTCTGCAGCAATGTTGCGGATCATTGGTGAACTCGCAGATGAACTCCGACGTTCTATTGATTTCTATCTCAACCAGGGCGAAAACCTGGAGGTGGCGCAGTTGCTCCTGGCAGGTCCGGGGGCCGCGATTGGGCAGTTGGATGAGTTCTTTACTCAACGGTTGAGTTTGCCGTGTAGCCAGGTCGATCCAATCACGTCGTTGGGCTTAGAGGTTTCTGAAGAAATTAGCCCAACGCAACGACCAGGGCTGAGTGTGGTGCTGGGTTTAGGATTGCGGGAGGTGCTCTAACAATGTATGGACTTGACATTAACTTTTTGAATGACCGCCCGGAGTATCGTCCTGAACCACGAGGCGATCGCCGCCGTGGCGGAGGCATTGCTCCTGGCGACAGACGCGCTACCATTCTCGGATTAGTTACTGGTCTGGCGCTATTAGGGTTAACTGGAGGAAGCTGGCTGTTTCTCCAGTCTCAGAATGGTCAACTGCGCGAACGGCAAACCCAACTAGATGCTGAGCTGGGGGCACTCAAAGCTGAACAAGCTAAATTAGCTGGTATCACTGCCGAAACCCGGCAAGTTCGCGAAGAAACGGCAGCATTGGCAGGTGTTTTTAATGCGATCAAGCCCTGGTCTGCCACCTTTTCAGACATCAGCAGTCGTACACCTCCCAGAGTGCGCATTGCAAGCATCACGCAAAAAGAGGTGCCAGTCTCTCAACGTCCATCCCCCCGTCCTAGCCCCAGTCCATCTCCTGGTGCCAGTCCATCTCCCGGTGCCAGTCCTGCTGTTGCAGTTCCTGAACCACCGCCCAGCATGATTGAAATTTCCGGGCAGGCGGTGTCATTTAATGATGTCAATGATTTTTTATTAGTGCTGCAACAGTCCAGATTTTTAAAGCCCGAACAGACCAGGATTACTACGGCAACCCTAGGACAACCGCGAACCGCGCAGCGGGTGCAGCTGGGGCAAGCGCAGGTAGGTGGCACGAATGAGCAGATTAAACTCCCTGCTGAAGTGGACTTTACGATTCAAACAGCATTGACAGATGTTCCAGCGTCCGAGTTGCTTCAAGAGTTGGAAAGCAATAAGGCGACTGGATTGGTTACTCGTATT is a window of Leptolyngbyaceae cyanobacterium JSC-12 DNA encoding:
- a CDS encoding selenocysteine lyase (IMG reference gene:2510095581~PFAM: Aminotransferase class-V), which produces MTGTSSTSVSIEALRQQFPALQNKAYFNYGGQGPMPQIALDAIAQSFQTIQQYGPFSGKAGVLVTQEAELTRGAIAQELNVSPETITLTEDVTVGCNIAMWGIDWRLGDHLLLSDCEHPGIVAAAQEIARRFGVEVNICPLQATLNQGDPVAVVASQLKPSTRLVVLSHILWNTGQVLPLAEIVAACHSYSHSHPVKVLVDAAQSVGVLPLNLASLQADFYAFTGHKWWCGPEGVGGLYVRPEAMSSLHPTFIGWRGITKDETGSPTGWLPDARRYEVATSAYPLYAGLRQAIALHHQFGTPQERFQRIRTLSKMLWQALVDIPEVTCLRTNPPQAGLVSFQLPGKSHAQLIRFLEARSIMLRTLPDPDCVRACVHYLTLEAEINQLVGAIAEFLHTS
- a CDS encoding putative Zn-dependent peptidase (IMG reference gene:2510095582~PFAM: Peptidase M16 inactive domain; Insulinase (Peptidase family M16)) — its product is MVRLVSTRVGKLAGAIVLSLVLTIGCWGMVSESATAQTPPIAAQSPNPTSIQPYLDNVIQNITEFRLENGMKFIVLERRKAPVVSFVTYADVGGADEPDGKTGVAHFLEHLAFKGTSRIGTVDYATEKPLLDRLDELSEQIKIANASSQPDKAKQLQAEFAKVEAEAAKLVEQNEMGRIVEQAGGVGLNATTSTDATRYFYSFPANKLELWMSLESERFLDPVFREFYKEQNVILEERRLRTDNSPIGQMVEAFLDTAFKVHPYRRPVIGYNQDISGLTRQDVQQFFDRYYVPSNLTIAIVGDVRPAEVKRLATIYFGRYKAQPKPPQVTAVEPPQTETREVTLKLKSQPWYLEGYHVPAFNDPDTVIYDMIGDILSSGRTSRLYKSLVETKQLALSAQGFTGFPGNKFPNLMLFYALTAPGHTVEEVGTALQAEIERLKTEPVTSEELERVKTQARAGLLRSLNSNMGMAQALLEYEVKTGDWRNLFKQLDRIAAVTPADIQRVAKATFTSQNRTIGRILPKEG
- a CDS encoding signal transduction histidine kinase (IMG reference gene:2510095583~PFAM: Histidine kinase-, DNA gyrase B-, and HSP90-like ATPase; His Kinase A (phosphoacceptor) domain); this translates as MFQTTRRRLAFWYTAVTAVLLLLFASGVYLYVRNTLIERVDDTLNHVVEVVRRSLVIEPINPHTEGGALRVNVEATFRDSAATGEDDRIDIEWLSPTGELLWSTFAEPLNLPLHVNSNGETVRVMRGQRRQPSTDGSQPSVFNSQSSETLVLRQITERVEIGRNLLGYLRVSHPWFEVTKPSREFFLDLILGTGLMVSAVGAIGWFLSGLAMDPVRESYQRLKQFTADASHELRSPIAVIQTNVQVALADPDPDPQTQQQHLQVIERLTRRLGRLVDDLLFLARQDSGIVQAPQSLIALDALLQEVMEEQQTLADEKNIQISLHRVESVNAGTSLQGNRDQLVRLFTNLIGNAVQYTSPGGKVAIELQQISKTANNMLQVTISDTGIGIPAEALPQVFDRFYRVDPSRSQASNKGSGLGLAIAQAIVQNHHGQLHLESTENVGTTVKVLLPQKLSTEN
- a CDS encoding type IV pilus assembly protein PilM (IMG reference gene:2510095584~PFAM: Competence protein A~TIGRFAM: type IV pilus assembly protein PilM): MVKGLGNLLSGKSKGIGVELAPDRINVAQLRKQGQGIKLVTLATTPVPEGMFQEGQILDPPGMAELLQSILAEHKIKSKQVTSAVMGGRDTVTRIIPVPAELDDVELREMVLNQEAGLYLPFSREEADVDYQKLGLFVDEDGIEKFRVLLVATKKEVTDAYIRTFEAAGVRLNVLEIASFALIRTIREQLRQFSAQEAVAIVDIEFESTEISIAVDGVPEFTRAVPIGTYQIQSALSRAMNLPPSRSTDLLQGMTIPIMPTDTIGSPTRMGGTNPGSAAMLRIIGELADELRRSIDFYLNQGENLEVAQLLLAGPGAAIGQLDEFFTQRLSLPCSQVDPITSLGLEVSEEISPTQRPGLSVVLGLGLREVL
- a CDS encoding Tfp pilus assembly protein PilN (IMG reference gene:2510095585~PFAM: Fimbrial assembly protein (PilN)); amino-acid sequence: MYGLDINFLNDRPEYRPEPRGDRRRGGGIAPGDRRATILGLVTGLALLGLTGGSWLFLQSQNGQLRERQTQLDAELGALKAEQAKLAGITAETRQVREETAALAGVFNAIKPWSATFSDISSRTPPRVRIASITQKEVPVSQRPSPRPSPSPSPGASPSPGASPAVAVPEPPPSMIEISGQAVSFNDVNDFLLVLQQSRFLKPEQTRITTATLGQPRTAQRVQLGQAQVGGTNEQIKLPAEVDFTIQTALTDVPASELLQELESNKATGLVTRIERLQQKGVVKP